A stretch of Gymnodinialimonas phycosphaerae DNA encodes these proteins:
- a CDS encoding 2-hydroxyacid dehydrogenase, translated as MTAPTILFAAKPERWATYEPHLRLALSAAGVSDANLTLQADPAEVDYIVYAPNSAVQDFTPYTRLKAVLNLWAGVEDVTDNATLKVPLARMVDEGLTEGMVEWCVGHALRHHLGMDAHIHGQDGVWRNGDVPPLARHRGVTVLGLGALGEAVATALAGLGFAVAGWSRSAKDIEGVQTFNGVDGLFRALSSAQIVILLLPDTPATENILNADTLAQLPKGAMIINPGRGPLIDDDALLAALDTGHIAHATLDVFRTEPLPQDHPYWAHPNVTVTPHIASETRPKTASQVIAENIWRGETGAPFLHLVDRTLGY; from the coding sequence ATGACAGCCCCCACGATTCTTTTCGCCGCCAAGCCCGAGCGGTGGGCCACTTACGAGCCGCACCTGCGGCTCGCACTTTCGGCGGCGGGTGTCAGCGACGCCAACCTGACGCTTCAGGCCGATCCCGCAGAAGTCGACTACATCGTCTATGCGCCCAATTCCGCAGTGCAGGATTTCACCCCCTACACGCGCCTGAAGGCGGTCCTGAATCTCTGGGCCGGGGTCGAGGACGTGACGGACAACGCCACCTTGAAGGTGCCACTGGCGCGCATGGTAGATGAGGGACTGACCGAGGGCATGGTGGAATGGTGCGTCGGCCATGCACTGCGCCACCACCTTGGAATGGATGCCCATATCCACGGTCAGGACGGGGTCTGGCGCAATGGCGACGTGCCGCCGCTGGCACGCCATCGGGGCGTGACGGTTCTGGGCCTTGGTGCCTTGGGCGAAGCGGTGGCAACCGCGCTTGCGGGCCTTGGGTTTGCCGTGGCGGGCTGGTCGCGCTCGGCCAAGGACATCGAGGGCGTGCAGACTTTCAATGGCGTGGACGGCTTGTTCAGGGCGCTTTCCTCTGCGCAGATCGTGATCCTGCTACTGCCCGACACGCCCGCCACCGAGAATATCCTCAACGCAGACACCCTCGCCCAACTTCCGAAAGGGGCGATGATCATCAATCCGGGCCGTGGGCCCCTGATCGACGACGACGCCTTGCTCGCGGCGCTGGATACGGGTCATATCGCCCACGCCACCCTTGATGTCTTCCGGACCGAGCCCCTGCCCCAAGATCACCCCTACTGGGCGCACCCGAACGTCACGGTGACGCCGCACATCGCCTCGGAAACCCGCCCCAAGACCGCCTCTCAGGTCATCGCCGAGAACATCTGGCGCGGCGAGACGGGCGCGCCCTTCCTTCACCTCGTCGACCGGACGCTTGGGTACTAG
- a CDS encoding SseB family protein — protein sequence MTPLDDAFAAMDAAPDDAKLRLAWFDRLAASEMFLLLEDEAEGDRIRPKVFGVDGADLVVAFDREERLAAFAGDIAPFVGMSGRVMAGMLAEAGLGLAVNLGTAYETVLEGEAIGWLAGTLSQAPEAIEDRPDEILPPDGLPETLLTALDARLATTHGRASLAYLVATRHDDGRRGHLLAFVEAMDGYEGALAQLVGDALSFSGLEAGSLDVGFFRASDPMCATFAKVGLRFDLPQLADPIAPVAPGSDPDKPPRLR from the coding sequence ATGACCCCCCTGGACGACGCCTTCGCGGCGATGGATGCCGCCCCCGATGACGCAAAACTGCGTCTGGCCTGGTTTGACCGCCTCGCCGCCTCCGAGATGTTCCTGCTGCTGGAAGACGAGGCAGAAGGCGATCGCATCCGCCCGAAGGTCTTTGGCGTGGACGGCGCGGATCTGGTGGTGGCCTTTGACCGGGAAGAACGCCTTGCCGCCTTTGCAGGCGACATCGCGCCTTTCGTGGGCATGTCGGGCCGGGTGATGGCGGGCATGTTGGCGGAGGCCGGACTGGGCTTGGCGGTCAATTTGGGCACCGCGTACGAGACGGTTCTGGAGGGTGAGGCGATTGGCTGGCTGGCCGGCACGCTCAGCCAAGCGCCCGAGGCGATCGAGGACCGGCCTGACGAAATTCTGCCGCCCGACGGCCTGCCCGAGACGCTGCTGACCGCCCTGGATGCGCGTCTTGCCACCACCCACGGTCGCGCGTCCCTTGCCTATCTTGTGGCGACGCGCCACGACGACGGAAGGCGTGGGCACCTGTTGGCCTTTGTCGAGGCGATGGACGGCTATGAGGGTGCCCTGGCGCAATTGGTGGGCGATGCGCTGAGCTTCTCGGGGTTGGAAGCGGGAAGCTTGGACGTGGGGTTTTTCAGGGCGTCGGATCCGATGTGCGCGACTTTCGCGAAGGTCGGATTGCGGTTCGATCTGCCGCAATTGGCGGATCCGATTGCGCCTGTTGCGCCGGGCAGCGACCCCGACAAGCCGCCGCGCTTGCGGTAG
- a CDS encoding uracil-DNA glycosylase family protein → MSDLRAIAQDLGTCRLCAERFAATATSHRPNPVVWFQPGARILIASQAPGMRVHVANTPFWDRSGDRLRDWMGIDEATFYDRSHVAIVPMAFCFPGYDAKGSDLPPPKICAATWRALIVEALSDVRLTLLIGGYAQAWHLGGKVPVTARVAAWRDHAPTVFPLPHPSWRNTAWLKRNPWFEDALLPVLRARVAEVLNE, encoded by the coding sequence ATGTCAGACCTTCGCGCCATCGCCCAAGACCTTGGCACCTGTCGCCTTTGCGCCGAGCGGTTCGCAGCAACGGCGACGAGCCACCGCCCCAACCCCGTGGTCTGGTTTCAACCGGGCGCGCGCATCCTGATTGCCAGCCAGGCGCCGGGAATGCGCGTACACGTCGCCAACACGCCGTTCTGGGATCGATCAGGCGACCGATTGCGGGACTGGATGGGGATCGACGAGGCCACTTTCTACGACCGCAGCCACGTGGCGATCGTGCCGATGGCGTTCTGTTTTCCGGGCTATGACGCAAAGGGCTCGGATCTGCCGCCACCCAAAATCTGCGCCGCCACATGGCGCGCGCTGATCGTCGAGGCGCTTTCCGACGTGCGCTTGACCTTGCTGATCGGTGGCTACGCGCAAGCCTGGCATCTGGGCGGCAAGGTTCCCGTCACCGCGCGGGTGGCGGCATGGCGCGACCATGCGCCCACGGTCTTTCCCTTGCCTCATCCGTCGTGGCGCAATACCGCGTGGCTCAAACGAAACCCGTGGTTCGAGGACGCGCTTTTGCCGGTCCTGCGCGCCCGCGTGGCAGAGGTATTGAACGAATGA
- a CDS encoding ArsR/SmtB family transcription factor — protein sequence MKQTALPLPELTLAATAFAALGSEQRLAIVRRLVRAGPEGLPMGELGEAVGVTGSVLTHHLKQLVSAGLVAQRKDGRRILSHIDHSAIEALSAFLIAECCADMGGHGSDGGQDG from the coding sequence ATGAAACAGACAGCCCTCCCCCTCCCCGAACTGACCCTTGCGGCCACTGCGTTTGCCGCGCTCGGGTCCGAGCAGCGCCTCGCCATCGTGCGCAGACTTGTGCGCGCAGGCCCCGAGGGCTTGCCGATGGGAGAGCTGGGGGAAGCCGTGGGTGTAACGGGCTCTGTCCTGACCCATCACCTGAAACAGCTGGTGTCCGCGGGCCTCGTGGCCCAACGCAAGGACGGGCGGCGCATCCTGTCGCACATCGATCACAGCGCGATCGAGGCGCTTTCCGCGTTTCTGATCGCTGAATGCTGCGCCGATATGGGCGGGCATGGTTCTGACGGAGGTCAAGATGGCTGA
- a CDS encoding permease — protein sequence MADQTLPPRLFPQLWGRIDKVALTFVLILAVLSFFDRPAVVPTLAETWEHFSGTLPLILFAVAAIGVMKATGSERLLDGAFAGREARMIVVGALAGGLSPFCSCEVIPFVAALLAAGAPLSAVMAFWLASPLMDPAMFAITAGGLGYDFAIAKTVAAVALGIFGGNVVMTFARTPVFADPLRTRPTISGCCTPKKTTLNWRFWQEADRRATFAQAAWENFVFLGKWLMLAYLLQSLLIAYVPASLIATIVGGGGIGPIIVGALVGAPAYLNGYAAVPLIAGMLEQGMSQGAAMSFVIAGGVSCIPAAVAVWALVKPRVFIAYLGLALVGAIMAGMVWSLIA from the coding sequence ATGGCTGACCAAACCCTTCCCCCTCGCCTGTTCCCTCAACTTTGGGGCCGAATTGACAAGGTGGCCCTCACCTTCGTCCTGATCCTTGCGGTTCTGTCGTTCTTCGATCGCCCCGCCGTCGTGCCGACCCTTGCCGAGACCTGGGAACATTTCAGCGGGACCTTGCCGTTAATTCTTTTTGCGGTCGCCGCAATCGGCGTGATGAAAGCCACCGGGTCCGAGCGTTTGCTGGACGGCGCGTTCGCGGGCCGCGAGGCGCGGATGATCGTTGTGGGGGCATTGGCGGGCGGGCTTTCGCCCTTCTGTTCGTGCGAGGTGATTCCGTTTGTGGCCGCGCTGCTCGCGGCCGGTGCGCCGCTCAGCGCCGTAATGGCGTTCTGGCTGGCCTCGCCGCTGATGGACCCGGCGATGTTTGCAATTACCGCAGGCGGGCTGGGATATGACTTTGCCATCGCCAAGACCGTTGCCGCCGTGGCCCTTGGCATTTTCGGCGGCAACGTGGTGATGACCTTCGCCAGAACGCCGGTCTTCGCCGATCCCCTGCGGACACGACCCACGATCAGCGGCTGCTGCACACCAAAGAAAACAACGCTCAACTGGCGTTTCTGGCAAGAGGCCGACCGCCGCGCGACCTTCGCACAAGCCGCGTGGGAAAACTTCGTCTTCCTTGGCAAATGGCTGATGCTGGCTTACCTGCTGCAATCGCTGCTGATTGCCTATGTCCCCGCGTCTCTGATCGCCACGATTGTCGGCGGAGGTGGCATTGGCCCGATCATCGTAGGTGCCCTTGTGGGTGCGCCCGCATACCTCAACGGCTATGCCGCCGTACCTCTGATCGCGGGCATGTTGGAACAGGGCATGAGCCAGGGAGCGGCCATGTCCTTCGTGATCGCAGGGGGTGTCAGCTGCATTCCCGCCGCCGTCGCTGTCTGGGCCCTTGTGAAGCCACGCGTGTTCATCGCCTACCTTGGCTTGGCGTTGGTGGGGGCAATCATGGCGGGCATGGTCTGGAGCCTGATCGCCTAG
- a CDS encoding Na+/H+ antiporter NhaA, with the protein MYRVWNFITGYSLLLISGAVIALVWANIDVDSYRHFTQFVIWADAPIGHLLVDSNGHAVRDLTLHYLVNDILMALFFAIAAKEVWEAVILKNGSMRGKKAATPLVATLGGMIGPICVYLGIAYFLGSTTFDAVANGWAIPTATDIAFSYLVGRLVFGAGHPAVRFLLLLAIADDAAGLLILAIFYPSGDLAPVWFLLSFGAAVGVYVLANWLPRYLDRGDQLRRRSTWVRHKLSFWPYALMGCASWYGFMQSGLHPALGLLPIVLTVPHADRAFGIFSAAEEHLHDLLNTMEHALKYPVEIILGLFGLMNAGVAFSAMGEATWLVLAGLLIGKPIGIIVFGWLAAKPLGLGLPHGMRMIDLVVIGCVAAIGFTVPLFVASVAFDPGPVQDAAKMGALFSFGAAVISIVVGKLTQVQKQHL; encoded by the coding sequence ATGTATCGGGTATGGAATTTCATCACCGGATATTCGTTGCTTCTGATCTCCGGGGCGGTCATCGCACTGGTCTGGGCGAATATCGACGTCGACAGTTACCGCCATTTCACCCAGTTCGTTATCTGGGCCGACGCCCCCATTGGGCACTTGCTCGTCGACAGCAATGGCCATGCCGTCCGAGACCTCACCCTGCACTATCTGGTGAACGACATCCTGATGGCGCTATTCTTCGCGATTGCCGCGAAAGAGGTCTGGGAGGCCGTGATCCTGAAGAATGGTTCGATGCGCGGCAAAAAGGCCGCGACGCCGCTGGTGGCGACACTGGGTGGCATGATCGGGCCGATCTGCGTCTACCTTGGCATTGCATATTTCCTTGGCTCCACGACGTTTGATGCGGTCGCGAACGGGTGGGCCATTCCGACTGCCACCGATATCGCGTTCTCCTATCTTGTGGGGCGTCTGGTCTTCGGGGCCGGTCACCCGGCGGTGCGGTTCCTGCTGCTACTGGCCATTGCCGATGATGCGGCGGGCCTGCTGATCCTTGCGATATTCTACCCCTCGGGCGATCTGGCCCCTGTCTGGTTTCTGCTGTCGTTTGGCGCAGCCGTCGGCGTCTATGTATTGGCGAACTGGCTGCCCCGCTATCTGGACCGGGGCGATCAATTGCGCCGCCGGTCGACCTGGGTCCGCCACAAGTTGTCGTTCTGGCCCTATGCCCTGATGGGCTGCGCCAGTTGGTACGGCTTCATGCAATCGGGTCTGCATCCGGCGCTCGGCCTTTTGCCCATCGTGTTGACGGTCCCCCATGCAGACCGCGCATTCGGCATCTTTTCGGCGGCGGAAGAGCATTTGCACGATCTTCTGAACACCATGGAACACGCGCTGAAATATCCGGTCGAGATTATTCTGGGCCTATTCGGCCTGATGAACGCGGGCGTCGCATTCTCGGCCATGGGCGAGGCCACATGGCTGGTTCTTGCCGGTCTTCTGATCGGCAAGCCCATTGGCATCATCGTATTTGGTTGGCTGGCCGCCAAACCGCTCGGTCTGGGCTTGCCACATGGCATGCGAATGATCGATCTTGTGGTGATCGGCTGCGTGGCCGCCATCGGCTTCACCGTCCCGCTTTTCGTGGCCTCGGTCGCCTTTGACCCAGGTCCGGTGCAGGATGCGGCGAAGATGGGGGCGCTGTTCTCGTTCGGGGCGGCCGTCATCTCGATCGTTGTGGGCAAGCTGACGCAGGTCCAAAAACAACACCTTTAA
- a CDS encoding ABC transporter ATP-binding protein yields the protein MLEFSGVSKSFWTGERRKVILDRASFRVDIGYSMGILAPNGTGKTTLIKMMCGLEKPDEGTITRNARISFPLGFMGGVITKLSAMENARYIAQLYGLDPDYVEAFCRWVCGIEEYFDMPVGTYSAGMRSRFNFSLLLALEFDIYLIDEGMPSSTDAEFNRRAGGILAERLKSATVIIVSHQTTTLEKFARRAAVLRDGKLYQFDTLEEAKQLYDYETQG from the coding sequence ATGTTGGAGTTTTCGGGAGTATCGAAATCCTTTTGGACCGGGGAACGCCGCAAGGTGATCCTGGACCGGGCCTCTTTTCGCGTAGATATCGGTTATTCCATGGGCATTCTGGCGCCCAACGGCACCGGCAAGACGACCCTCATCAAGATGATGTGCGGTCTGGAGAAGCCCGATGAAGGAACGATCACACGCAATGCGCGGATCTCGTTCCCGTTGGGGTTCATGGGCGGTGTCATCACCAAACTCTCGGCGATGGAAAACGCGCGCTACATCGCGCAACTCTATGGCCTTGACCCAGACTACGTGGAGGCGTTCTGCCGCTGGGTCTGCGGGATCGAAGAATACTTCGACATGCCCGTGGGTACTTATTCCGCAGGAATGCGGTCCCGGTTCAACTTCTCGCTCCTTTTGGCGTTGGAATTTGATATCTATCTAATTGATGAAGGCATGCCGAGTTCCACAGACGCCGAGTTCAATCGGCGCGCGGGCGGTATCCTGGCAGAGCGGCTGAAAAGCGCGACTGTGATCATCGTGTCGCATCAGACGACAACGCTAGAGAAATTTGCGCGTCGCGCCGCTGTTCTGAGGGATGGCAAACTGTATCAGTTCGACACGCTGGAAGAGGCAAAGCAGCTTTATGACTATGAAACCCAAGGCTAG
- a CDS encoding capsule biosynthesis protein — MTMKPKARKFRIRRTDGVAPTGETRRAEAVDAREAATAAPAAAPPTPRQARPPEVEETSLPNVTDDGFGDMALPGSAAADRAEAGTSVEAELAAIRAEGLTGRQLRMARRAAQKHGLSPSSDFDAVRQLRKRGLDPFGQSNMLELVVNENKGAEAKAAPAGAAPAGNTLPVRAATAQVPATQVAPPPPPAGVAHTAESRATEIMNVQRDIANRRRRKLIQLATRLALFVLLPTMLVSYYYYVVATPLYATHTEFVIQKAEASAGGSGLGGLLGGTSFATVQESITVQSYLESREAMLRLDEELNFREHFSGDDIDPLVRLAPDATAEQMYKTYLRNLTIGYDPTEGLIRMEVLAADPGTSQAFSEALITYAEERVDQMSSRLREDQMAGAREAFQEAEERSLLAQMRVLELQEQRGVLSAEAEVNQVFNQIATFEMQVVEQRLRLAEINASPRPNPTRVQVAEETIARYEQLIADLRSSLTEEDNGEVSLARIQSELVIAQADLETRQLMLTEAMQGMESARSEANRQSLYISMGVFPIAPDEAAYPKAFEKTLLALVVFSGIYLLVSMTASILREQVSS; from the coding sequence ATGACTATGAAACCCAAGGCTAGGAAGTTCCGCATCCGCCGCACGGACGGCGTGGCCCCTACCGGTGAAACACGCCGTGCGGAAGCCGTTGACGCGCGCGAGGCGGCCACGGCCGCGCCTGCCGCTGCGCCCCCCACGCCACGCCAGGCGAGACCGCCAGAGGTCGAAGAAACCAGCCTGCCCAATGTCACCGACGACGGTTTTGGCGACATGGCCTTGCCCGGGTCGGCCGCGGCAGACCGCGCGGAGGCCGGGACCTCGGTTGAGGCTGAACTGGCCGCGATCCGGGCAGAAGGGCTGACGGGCCGACAACTGCGCATGGCGCGACGGGCGGCGCAGAAACACGGTTTGTCACCGTCGTCAGATTTCGACGCCGTGCGCCAATTGCGCAAGCGCGGGCTCGACCCGTTCGGCCAGTCCAACATGCTGGAACTGGTCGTCAACGAAAACAAGGGCGCCGAGGCGAAGGCGGCCCCCGCCGGGGCCGCACCCGCCGGCAACACCCTGCCCGTGCGCGCCGCGACGGCGCAGGTTCCCGCAACGCAGGTTGCGCCCCCGCCACCGCCCGCAGGCGTTGCCCATACCGCGGAATCGCGCGCGACCGAGATCATGAACGTGCAGCGCGATATCGCCAATCGGCGGCGCCGCAAGCTGATCCAACTGGCCACCCGATTGGCGCTGTTTGTGCTGCTGCCAACGATGCTGGTCAGCTACTACTACTACGTCGTTGCCACGCCGCTTTACGCGACCCACACGGAATTCGTGATCCAGAAGGCCGAAGCATCGGCGGGTGGCAGTGGTCTGGGCGGACTTCTGGGGGGCACCAGCTTTGCCACCGTTCAGGAATCGATCACGGTCCAAAGCTACCTTGAAAGCCGCGAAGCGATGTTGCGTCTCGATGAGGAGCTGAATTTCCGCGAGCATTTCTCGGGCGACGATATCGATCCGCTGGTTCGATTGGCGCCCGACGCCACGGCCGAGCAGATGTACAAGACTTACCTGCGCAACCTGACGATCGGCTACGACCCGACCGAGGGTTTGATCCGCATGGAGGTTCTGGCCGCCGATCCGGGCACGTCCCAAGCCTTTTCCGAGGCTTTGATCACCTACGCCGAAGAGCGCGTGGACCAGATGTCCTCGCGCTTGCGCGAAGACCAGATGGCGGGTGCCCGAGAGGCCTTCCAGGAGGCAGAAGAGCGGTCTTTGCTGGCGCAGATGCGTGTGCTGGAACTGCAAGAACAACGCGGTGTTCTGTCGGCCGAGGCCGAGGTGAACCAAGTCTTCAACCAGATCGCGACCTTCGAGATGCAGGTGGTCGAGCAACGGCTGCGGCTGGCCGAGATCAACGCCTCGCCTCGCCCCAATCCGACTCGCGTCCAAGTTGCCGAGGAAACCATCGCCCGCTACGAGCAATTGATCGCGGACCTGCGATCATCGCTGACAGAAGAGGACAATGGAGAGGTCTCGCTTGCGCGCATTCAGTCCGAGCTGGTCATTGCCCAAGCCGATCTGGAAACGCGGCAGTTGATGCTGACCGAAGCCATGCAGGGTATGGAATCGGCGCGGTCCGAGGCGAACCGACAGTCGCTCTATATCTCCATGGGCGTGTTCCCGATTGCGCCCGATGAGGCGGCCTATCCCAAGGCCTTCGAGAAGACGTTGCTTGCACTCGTCGTCTTTTCTGGCATCTACCTTCTGGTATCGATGACCGCCTCGATCTTGCGGGAACAGGTAAGCTCCTGA
- the kdsA gene encoding 3-deoxy-8-phosphooctulonate synthase gives MKTVEIGGLSVSNAAPLLVIAGPCQLESLDHARMIAGHMAQVCADAGAQFVFKGSYDKANRTSLSGKRGLGMEAGLAILAAIREEFGCPVLTDVHAPEQCTQAAQAVDIIQIPAFLCRQTDLLLAAGESGAAINIKKGQFLAPWDMANVAEKVASTGNERLMLTERGVSFGYNALVADMRSLPEMAKTGYPVIMDATHAVAQPGGLGGSSGGQREFAPVLARAAVALGIGGVFLETHEAPDNAPSDGPNMIALDDMADVIGTLMALDAVAKAHPVRL, from the coding sequence ATGAAGACGGTAGAGATTGGGGGATTGAGCGTATCAAACGCGGCGCCCCTCTTGGTGATCGCGGGGCCGTGCCAGTTGGAAAGCCTGGATCACGCGCGCATGATCGCTGGACATATGGCGCAGGTCTGCGCGGATGCGGGCGCCCAGTTCGTTTTCAAAGGCAGCTATGACAAAGCCAACCGCACGTCCCTTTCGGGAAAGCGAGGGCTTGGTATGGAAGCGGGTCTGGCGATCCTTGCGGCCATCCGCGAGGAATTCGGCTGCCCCGTCCTGACCGACGTTCACGCCCCTGAGCAGTGTACTCAGGCCGCTCAGGCCGTTGATATAATTCAAATTCCCGCATTTTTATGTCGACAGACCGACCTTTTGCTGGCCGCCGGAGAGAGTGGCGCGGCGATCAACATAAAAAAGGGCCAGTTCCTGGCCCCCTGGGATATGGCGAACGTGGCCGAGAAGGTGGCAAGCACCGGCAATGAGCGGCTGATGCTGACCGAACGCGGCGTTTCGTTCGGCTACAACGCCTTGGTCGCCGACATGCGATCCCTGCCGGAAATGGCCAAGACCGGCTATCCGGTGATCATGGATGCCACCCACGCCGTGGCGCAGCCCGGTGGACTTGGCGGATCATCGGGCGGACAGCGCGAATTCGCCCCCGTACTGGCCCGCGCCGCCGTGGCCCTTGGCATTGGCGGGGTCTTTCTGGAGACCCACGAAGCCCCTGATAATGCCCCCTCAGACGGGCCCAACATGATCGCGCTGGACGATATGGCCGATGTGATCGGCACGCTCATGGCGCTGGATGCCGTGGCCAAGGCGCACCCAGTGCGCCTATGA
- a CDS encoding mechanosensitive ion channel family protein — MIRTLLATLIAVSLCGPILAQTQGSQPDGTIAVESDRAQDFATRDRIMAILGQLDGYDDVRATVSNGIVTLRGTVVDASRIGALNELVARVEGVVAIENTVTESTDVVERLNPAIARMQERIEQAIAFSPLILVALSAGALMVVFGLWLARRQWPWDAIAPNAFIADIYRQIVRLAFVVLGIVLALDLLNATALLGTILGAAGIVGLAIGFAVRDTVENFISSIMLSIRQPFRPKDLVEIDSEMGHVIRLTSRATILLSLDGNHIRIPNSTVFKAKITNFTRNDERRFTFLVGIDPNADIAEAQRIILAALTELPFVLETPGPGVWVEGLGASTIDITAAGWIKQHETGIGMAKGEAIRVVKARLEESGISLPEPTYRLVGAEIPEAAHPAAATPTPAAAQVEVQDVGTDDGAALKEIIDTEREALPGDDLLRREAPQE, encoded by the coding sequence ATGATCAGAACGCTTCTCGCCACGCTGATCGCGGTTTCGCTATGTGGCCCGATCCTTGCCCAAACCCAAGGTAGCCAGCCCGATGGGACCATCGCGGTCGAAAGTGACCGGGCGCAGGACTTCGCAACGCGCGACAGGATCATGGCCATTCTGGGTCAACTCGACGGGTATGATGATGTCCGCGCCACCGTGTCCAACGGCATCGTGACGCTGCGCGGCACCGTTGTGGATGCCAGCAGGATCGGCGCCCTCAACGAATTGGTCGCGCGCGTCGAAGGCGTGGTCGCGATCGAGAACACGGTCACCGAAAGCACCGATGTGGTAGAGCGGCTGAACCCCGCCATCGCGCGGATGCAGGAACGGATCGAACAGGCGATTGCCTTCTCCCCCCTGATCCTTGTGGCCCTGAGCGCGGGTGCGCTGATGGTCGTCTTTGGCTTGTGGCTGGCGCGCCGCCAGTGGCCCTGGGATGCGATCGCGCCCAACGCGTTCATCGCAGACATCTATCGCCAGATCGTAAGGCTGGCCTTTGTCGTTCTCGGCATCGTGCTGGCGTTGGACCTGCTGAATGCCACAGCGCTTCTGGGCACCATTTTGGGTGCTGCGGGTATCGTTGGCCTCGCTATCGGTTTCGCCGTGCGCGACACGGTGGAAAACTTCATCTCGTCGATCATGCTGTCGATCCGCCAACCCTTCCGCCCCAAAGACCTGGTGGAGATCGATAGCGAGATGGGTCACGTCATCCGCCTGACCAGCCGCGCCACGATCCTCCTCAGCCTTGACGGAAACCATATACGAATCCCCAACTCGACCGTGTTCAAGGCGAAGATCACAAATTTTACCCGCAATGATGAGCGGCGCTTCACCTTCCTTGTCGGGATTGATCCCAATGCCGACATTGCCGAGGCGCAACGGATCATCCTTGCGGCCCTGACGGAGCTTCCGTTCGTGCTGGAGACGCCAGGCCCCGGCGTCTGGGTCGAAGGTCTTGGCGCGTCGACCATCGACATCACCGCCGCCGGTTGGATCAAGCAACACGAGACGGGCATCGGTATGGCGAAGGGCGAGGCGATCCGCGTCGTGAAAGCGCGCCTGGAAGAGTCCGGAATTTCCCTGCCGGAACCCACTTACCGACTGGTTGGCGCCGAAATTCCCGAAGCGGCGCACCCAGCCGCCGCCACCCCCACGCCCGCTGCGGCGCAGGTTGAGGTCCAGGACGTGGGCACCGATGACGGCGCCGCATTGAAAGAGATCATCGACACCGAACGCGAGGCTCTGCCCGGCGATGACCTGCTCCGCCGGGAAGCGCCGCAAGAATAG
- a CDS encoding asparagine synthase C-terminal domain-containing protein: MRRYWTADMSPLNPTLRDEDHLATLRDLVSDATRLRLHADVPVGIALSGGLDSSILAAVAAEAQAENGVAAALLSVVHPGAADDESEFVHAMASHLGSDVTLVSLDMASDGPDATYDLIKRCNHMNDGPLSSLSSVLFYKLMEQARARNITAILTGQGADEAFCGYRKFPFLEAKSRLKSGRILSGTGFLANFISNGTMLGQFKFSEAKRYLGAKNASILGPAAKEAYAPIDLSEIGGGIANRQLLDIERLSVPYLCHYEDRMSMAMSREVRSPFLDYRVLEMGLKLPVHLKMQRGWTKYALRKAFEDKLPASISWRKDKKGFVNPEADWFKGELRARVLDLMGDPANPVYQLGLVDRATYLDLYTSFCNGDNRIWFRDVFAPFSLSLWLADWKSRAN; the protein is encoded by the coding sequence GTGAGGCGCTATTGGACTGCAGACATGAGCCCTCTGAATCCAACTCTCCGGGATGAAGATCATTTGGCAACGCTGCGGGACTTGGTGTCCGATGCGACCCGGTTGCGCCTGCACGCCGACGTGCCGGTGGGTATTGCGCTGTCTGGCGGGCTCGACTCCTCTATTCTGGCCGCTGTCGCGGCTGAGGCACAGGCAGAAAACGGGGTTGCAGCCGCCCTGCTTTCGGTTGTGCACCCGGGCGCTGCCGATGACGAAAGTGAGTTCGTCCATGCCATGGCGTCTCATCTGGGGTCCGACGTGACGCTTGTGTCGCTGGATATGGCGAGCGACGGGCCGGACGCGACCTACGATCTGATAAAACGATGCAACCATATGAACGACGGTCCGCTCTCGTCGCTCTCCTCAGTTCTGTTTTACAAACTGATGGAACAGGCCCGCGCCCGGAACATCACCGCGATCCTCACCGGCCAAGGCGCGGACGAGGCGTTTTGCGGCTACCGCAAGTTCCCGTTCTTGGAAGCCAAGTCGCGGTTAAAGTCCGGTCGCATCCTATCTGGCACCGGGTTTCTTGCGAATTTCATCAGCAACGGCACGATGCTCGGGCAGTTCAAGTTCTCTGAGGCCAAACGCTACCTGGGAGCCAAGAATGCCTCGATCCTCGGGCCCGCCGCCAAAGAGGCCTACGCGCCCATCGACCTGTCAGAGATCGGAGGCGGCATTGCCAACCGGCAGTTATTGGACATCGAGCGGCTGAGTGTGCCGTACCTGTGCCACTATGAGGACCGCATGTCGATGGCAATGTCGCGCGAGGTCCGCTCGCCGTTCCTCGACTACAGAGTACTCGAGATGGGGTTGAAACTGCCCGTGCATCTGAAGATGCAGCGTGGCTGGACGAAGTACGCCCTGCGCAAAGCATTCGAAGACAAGCTGCCTGCCTCGATCTCCTGGCGCAAGGACAAGAAAGGCTTCGTGAATCCTGAAGCAGATTGGTTCAAAGGCGAATTGCGCGCGCGGGTGCTCGATTTGATGGGCGATCCGGCTAATCCTGTCTACCAGTTGGGGCTGGTTGATCGTGCGACCTACCTCGACCTTTACACGTCCTTCTGTAACGGGGATAACCGCATTTGGTTCAGGGACGTTTTCGCCCCGTTTTCGCTCTCCCTTTGGCTTGCAGACTGGAAGAGCAGAGCCAATTGA